The segment atttcttttccttttcttcttgtaaAGCCAAACGGATCGTTAAAGTTCTGGCTCTTGTTGTTGCTTCAAGTGAAGCGGAAGTTCATTTtgattgctgctgctgttgccgCTACACTTTCCGTAGAATCATTCCctggaataattaattattagtttCTAGTTCAAAAACAGACGAATACTATtagttttggttaaaataatGATTAACGGAAGTAATTCTGTGGATATTAACCGCAATGGAATTGCGAGCAGGAGCTGGAGTTTTCCGGTGGCTTGTGAAGGTACCTATGATAATTCACAAtgatttcctttccttttcttttgatttttttaggttttactGGATtattgctgttgttgttgtttcgGCATGAGTAGGATCAGAAGATGCACTGTACAAGGAGCTATGGCACGCGTGTGCAGGTCCGTTAGTGACAGTCCCTCGCCAAGGAGAGCTTGTTTACTACTTTCCTCAAGGTCATATTGAGCAGGTTCGCTTTCATTTGCTTCCTTCACCTGTCATTTTACACCcataattctctctctctctctctctttctctgtgtttttttttttttgcatattttgtaTGTTATTTTTTGTGGTGTGTATCGTAGGTTGAAGCATCGACGAATCAGGTTGCTGATGATCAGCAAATGCCAGCTTATAATCTCTCTCCGAAAATCCTCTGTCGTGTCGTTAATGTTCAATTGAAGGTAATATAAATGATACTATCTGTAGAATTAGGGTTCACTGAGTTAGGATTTTATGCGCTCGTTTTTTAATTGCAGGCTGAACTGGATACAGATGAAGTGTTTGCTCAAGTCATTTTGCTTCCTGAAACTCAAGTATGATTTGTTCTTGTATTACTTGGATATTTAAAATCTTCTGATGTTAATTGAAAATATCTAAATGCTGTTAAAATTATGCAAACTTGCCAGCAAGATGTGGagttggtggaggaggaggatttgCCGCCTCTGCCTGCACGTCCTCGGGTGCATTCCTTCTGTAAGATGCTTACAGCGTCGGATACAAGCACTCATGGTGGATTTTCAGTATTGAAACGGCATGCTGATGAATGCCTACCTCCATTGGTCGGGTTCTTTTTCCTACTCCAATGTCGGATGTTTCGTCTCTTTTGGGTTTATGTTATTAATGGCTTTATTGTTTCTCTAACAGGACATGTCCCTACAACCTCCAGTGCAAGAGTTGGCAGCCAAAGATTTGCATGGAAATGAGTGGCGTTTCCGCCATATATTTCGAGGTAATTGTTATCAGGTTGGAATTGATTTCTTTGAATATGATTTGTGCTTTTACGGATCATCTTGTTACCGGTTTCTCTAGTTAAGCAACCATCGCTGTACATGTTGAAGTTTGCTTGCTCTATCTTCATTTGTGTTGATACTGTCAATTTTAAGGATTGATTATCCCTTCTGTGCATGTTTTCAAAACCTTGGATCAATGATTGGTTATCTAGGACTCTTGGTTCTACCCTCTAACAGTTTGGCTCTGCTCTGCTCCTCTAAAATTAGTCAATTGTTGACTTTCCTTTTTAATAAATGAGTAGATTTTCTCTTGAGAAGTGATTCAAGAAGTCTTTCGCTTTGATCTTCTGTCGAGTTCTAGTTGATTGTCTCATTTTTACAGCTTGTTGATCCTGATTTGTTAGATAAGATATTACCTATTCCTTGGTAATGTACATGCTTATTTACATGCTATAGTTGCCATGTGGAATAGTTCTCATCTGATGTAATTGAGTTGGTAATGCATTATTGTGAATTCCAAATTGCAGGTCAACCACGAAGGCACCTTCTTCAAAGTGGTTGGAGTCTCTTTGTCAGTGCCAAAAAGCTCGTGGCAGGagatgcttttatttttcttaggttTGCTATAATCTTCATTTCCAATCTCTTCGAAGCTTGCCAGCCCTAGCTTGCCTCAAGAATTTTCACATTGCAACCCAGGAATAGTTTTGGCACCTTTTTGAAACAATTTTAGTAGGTTTACCTGTCAGAGTTGATTCTATGGCAAATCAATAGAGCATCATTGATTTCTGGGTTATTATTTCCAGGGGTGAAACTGAAGAGCTTCGTGTAGGGGTAAGACGTGCCCTGAGACAGCCAAGCAAAATCCCTTCTTCTGTAATATCTAGTCACAGCATGCATATTGGTATCCTTGCAACTGCATGGCATGCTGTTTCAACAGGATCAATGTTCACCGTCTATTATAAACCAAGGTTTGTGACTTGTTCTTTATTTGCAATTTATTGACATCGGCAAAAGATGTTTCCTTGTATCCCTTTATATAAACTGGTGAGATtgttacatattttaaaattgagtagGGTTCTGGATGATATGCATTTTGCTCGTCCGGTGTCCATGGTTTACATCGTGCATTCGATCTGTTTCAGGACTAGTCCTGCTGAGTTTATTATTCCAGTTGACAAATATATGGAGTCTGTCAAGATCAACTACACTATAGGGATGAGATTCAAAATGAGATTTGAAGCAGACGACGCTCCCGAACAAAGGTATGATTTTGAAACCTTCCCATTTTTAAATGACTTGGACTTGAACTTCCACCTGCAaaaggaaagataaaaaaaagtcagtTGTAGAAGGGGGATGGGGAGGCATTAATATGTCTTTTCATCACCTGTGGCCAGGTTCTCTGGCACTGTGATTGGAGTCGAAGAGGCAGATCCAAAGAAGTGGCCTCGCTCAAATTGGAGATGCCTCAAGGTGGTGGCATATCTATAGCTTATTGgaatgttgattatttttcttttgctttgtgtttgctAAAACGTCCTTACACTTGCTTTAGGTTCATTGGGATGAAACTTCTCCTGTTCACCGTCCAGACAGGGTTTCCCCTTGGAAAGTAGAACCTGCTTTGGCTCCTTCTATGGATCCCGTTTCTGGGTGCCGATTGAAAAGGCACCGTCCAAACACGGTGAGATCATCTGCAGACTCCTCTGCTCTTACCAAGAAAGGTATAACTAGCAATCTACAAGTCTGTACACTTCATTTGTCATTTTCTGGTTATGAATATCTCTGGTTATACTAATGTCAACTAGATAACGGTCCTTCAAGACACATGCGACAACAAGAAATCTTGACCTTGAGAAACACGCCTACTGGGAAGAATTACTCGGACAATAATCACAATCCTCCATGGGTTCTATCTCAAGGTAAGGACCAGAGCACTTTTGATAATAGGAGATTTGAACCAGATGACAGGATTCCTTAATTAATGCATGGTGCAAAACTCATGAACCCAACAACAGGAACTGGAACCCAGCTTAAATCTTATGAATCCAGTCGCCCTTTCTTTGGGCTGTACTCTGATGATGTTGACCAACCCAGTAAGCTTACTTCAGATGAAAAAAGCATGTTCAACTGGCATTCAGCTCCCATGATGTACACAGGCCACCCATTTAACATGTTGGCATCTAGCATGGAAGTTCAGGTGGCAAAAGATAAAGATACACAACAACAGCATGGAAGCCAGTTCTTGCCTTTTCCATATGCGGACAGTTCTCCTCATCCATCGAGATCTAAACCACAGCATCTTCCTTTTCAACAATGTAATGAGAGAACAGCTAAAGATGATAATTACAAACTTTTTGGTGTCTCCCTTTTTGGGAATTCTAAGGCACTGGAACCAGCCACTATTCACAGGCACTCTGAGGATAAACCACAACATCAAATCAATGTTGCATCAGATTATCTACAATTGTTGGGTTCTGATAGATATTTGGAGCAATTAAAGCATCCAAAGCATGCTAGATGTGAGGAACAAGAGAACATTTTTCAAGCCTCTTCTTTATATTCAAAAGATGTCCAGGGCAAGCCTGAGGGTGGTTCAGCAAGAAGATGTGTAAAGGTTGTTACCTATTTTAATGCAGTGATTGAGTAAAACTCCTTTTATTGAGAATATTTTGTTCTTTACTTTGGATAAGAAACTGCAATCTGTATGTCTGGCCTTTATTGGTTTAGGTTCACAAGCAGGGGACTGCTGTAGGGAGGTCTCTGGACCTGGCAAAGTTTAATGGCTACAATGAATTGACAGCAGAACTGGATCAGATTTTTGAATTCAATGGTGAATTAGTTGCTCCTAACAAAGATTGGCTGATTGTTTTTActgatgatgaggatgatatGATGCTTGTAGGAGATGATCCCTGGCAGTAAGAACTCAAACCTGGGTCCTATTTTTCTGTTTGAACATGAATTGATCAGCAAATCACTTCTTCACGGTGTTAATCTTATGATCATGCTATGTAGCCTGCCAGACTTTTGCAACTTGAACCAAGTCGCTGTTTTCTGTATGATGTAGGGAATTCTGTAGCATGGTCCGCAGGATCTTTATCTATACTAAAGAGGAGATAAACAGGATGGAGCCACATTCCCTGAATCTTGAAGCCGAGGGAAATTCACGAAGTACAGACCAAATGGTTGATTTGGAAAATCGAATTTCGAAGCATCTTCCAGCTGTGAGTCCCTCGGAGTGCCAAGGCTTGTGCTACATGACTGGCAGCAAGGTTAGAGATGCATCTACTTGGATACCCAAACCATAATTTGAGAAACATCTGAAAATTTGGTGCAGGGAATGGCATGTACATTTTTAATGGCTAATCAACGACCAAGATCTTGTTGAACCACCTTAAACTCAAAagtatttctattttcttttagatttaaacttctaatttcgTTTTGCATTTTGTGGTCAAATGATTTTCCCACACCTTTTCCAACTTCAGCGGcatcctctttttttcctttttggaaAGACCAAGCAGGCTAGGAAATCTTTTTATTCCCTAATGTTTTTTCAGGTAATGAGGCCGGGAAGGTGATACAAGCGAAGTTGTTGCATCATGGCCAAGATGTCAGTTTTGAGGCAGTTGCGATGCCTCTCTTCTAGGCTTTTCATCTTATGCAGCATGGTCTGTTTGGTAGATAGATAACGCTGCCTATGtaatgttcatttttttattgtcacttTTGGGGGAGGTGTGGAAAAACAGCACCAGCTGTTTCTGTCCACTTAGAATGCTTGGATATGTATGTATACTAGGGGCAGACCAGGGCACGCTGTCCACCCTTTCCTCTGTTATATATGCCCGGAAAAAGAATTGCTAGATACAAGCTCTCGTCTGTCTGTACCCGTCAGTTTTTGGATGGTGGTGGCGGCAATGCCCTAtcactgtctttttttttgttaaaaaatatttttcctataCCAGTTTGTATTATTTCACTAATTATCGTTGCCCTTCTCTTACCTCTTACTGGCCACCTTCCGTGCTTCAAGCAACAACCAACAATGGCTGggcttttttctttccttcctgcTTCTGTTGTATTTGTGTAATTCAGTGGCACAAAAAGATTAGGCAAGCCACAAATCTAAGCTCGGTGTTGTTTAACCAGTGTTCAAATTGATCtccacgataaaaaaaaaaaaaacaaagtgcaTGAGTGGAGATCGCTGTTGATGGTTTGATGGCCTTGCTTGCTTCAgtcattgaaaaagaaaagagacaaATTGCTTGTAGATTAGAACGAGCAAAGTTGTAGAGGTGATTATTAAGTCGGTAACCTGCCAGAACTTACAGggaataaatttgatatagcCAGAGCATAGTTTTATCTGATAGGCGGCAGCACTTCTCCCTGAAAGAGGAGGTtcgtttttatctttaaatcgTTTCACAGACAAGGAAGGACACAGGAGAAATTGTAATAAAGAGAATAGAGGTGTAAAACAATTAATCAGGGCTAGGAATTTTTCCATTTCAGATAAATTCGGGGAACATGATCGAATAGAAGCATTCCCGAGAGGAGCAGGATTCAATGGCCATGCTCAGTTGCAACATCCAAATAAAGGCATTTTAACATAATCAAAACAGCCAAGAAGACACTATAATTCTTATAGCAACTAACTAAATTAAGTGGTCATCGACTATCTACTTGCAACGGTGAAGGAGAGCCATTCCCAAACCTGCAGACTGTGTTAACTCGAGTAGATCACCGCTCTCAAAAAAGGATTGATGAAGGGCCTTCGCACATTTTTCAGCTTCACTGTCATTTACTATCAAAGAGATGTTCACCtgatacaaagaaaaaatttgttaaaaccAAGACATCGATGCATACATGCTGGACAAATTGTTCATTTGAAAGACCTTGGATACTCCTTGTGAGATCATCTGCACATTGACTCCATTCGTTCGAAGACCATGGAGAGCCTGCCATAGAAGAAGCTAATAATGTGAAGCGTCCagggaaaaaagaagatttaTCATGTGAAATGATTCGAATCATATAATCCAAGTGACTCTGTAGCGGAAAGGGTTCTAGAATTTCAAATCAACtaacaattaatttatgatGTTTAACAACTTGGATTTACTTACTCATGGAGAAGACAATCATAGAAATTTACAATTAGAAAGTATGAGATTATAAAAATTTccataaaattac is part of the Populus nigra chromosome 8, ddPopNigr1.1, whole genome shotgun sequence genome and harbors:
- the LOC133700327 gene encoding auxin response factor 2-like, with product MINGSNSVDINRNGIASRSWSFPVACEGSEDALYKELWHACAGPLVTVPRQGELVYYFPQGHIEQVEASTNQVADDQQMPAYNLSPKILCRVVNVQLKAELDTDEVFAQVILLPETQQDVELVEEEDLPPLPARPRVHSFCKMLTASDTSTHGGFSVLKRHADECLPPLDMSLQPPVQELAAKDLHGNEWRFRHIFRGQPRRHLLQSGWSLFVSAKKLVAGDAFIFLRGETEELRVGVRRALRQPSKIPSSVISSHSMHIGILATAWHAVSTGSMFTVYYKPRTSPAEFIIPVDKYMESVKINYTIGMRFKMRFEADDAPEQRFSGTVIGVEEADPKKWPRSNWRCLKVHWDETSPVHRPDRVSPWKVEPALAPSMDPVSGCRLKRHRPNTVRSSADSSALTKKDNGPSRHMRQQEILTLRNTPTGKNYSDNNHNPPWVLSQGTGTQLKSYESSRPFFGLYSDDVDQPSKLTSDEKSMFNWHSAPMMYTGHPFNMLASSMEVQVAKDKDTQQQHGSQFLPFPYADSSPHPSRSKPQHLPFQQCNERTAKDDNYKLFGVSLFGNSKALEPATIHRHSEDKPQHQINVASDYLQLLGSDRYLEQLKHPKHARCEEQENIFQASSLYSKDVQGKPEGGSARRCVKVHKQGTAVGRSLDLAKFNGYNELTAELDQIFEFNGELVAPNKDWLIVFTDDEDDMMLVGDDPWQEFCSMVRRIFIYTKEEINRMEPHSLNLEAEGNSRSTDQMVDLENRISKHLPAVSPSECQGLCYMTGSKVMRPGR